The Polyodon spathula isolate WHYD16114869_AA chromosome 23, ASM1765450v1, whole genome shotgun sequence genome has a window encoding:
- the prok2 gene encoding prokineticin-2 → MKTIFSLLIGFIIVSAGFAAVITGACDRDPQCGGGMCCAVSLWIKSLRMCAPMGTEGDYCHPLSHKVPYFGKRLHHTCPCIPNLACIRTTDGRYKCLPQFKNQDFFF, encoded by the exons ATGAAGACCATCTTCTCACTGCTCATCGGTTTTATTATTGTCAGCGCTGGATTTGCTGCAGTTATTACTGGG GCTTGTGACAGGGACCCTCAATGTGGAGGGGggatgtgctgtgcagtgagtctgTGGATAAAGAGTCTCCGAATGTGTGCACCCATGGGCACTGAGGGAGACTATTGTCATCCTCTGAGCCACAAA GTTCCATACTTTGGCAAAAGGCTGCACCACACGTGTCCCTGTATCCCAAATTTGGCATGCATAAGGACTACAGACGGGAGATACAAATGTTTGCCCCAGTTTAAaaaccaggatttttttttttag
- the LOC121298223 gene encoding probable G-protein coupled receptor 173 translates to MANASEVGERNTSLQNYAFTSSAVKLASLGLIICISLAGNLVLCFLILRDRSLHRAPYYFLLDLCLADIIRSFVCFPFVMISINSGSSWSYSIISCKIIAFVAVLFCFHAAFMHFCISVTRYMAIAHHRFYSKRMTHWTCVAVICMVWTLSVAMAFPPVFDVGTYKFIREEEQCIFEHRYVKANDTLGFMLMLAVIIGTTHVVYLKMLFFVYNHRKMKPAQLIPAISQNWTFHGPGATGQAAANWIAGFGRGPTPPTLVGIRQATHNQNKRLLVLEEFKTEKRISRMFYMITLIFLLLWSPYIIACYVRVFVKTNSVPQVYLTAAVWMTFAQAGINPILCFILNKELRLCFRTHFPCCLSTQTTMEPYYVI, encoded by the coding sequence ATGGCGAACGCAAGTGAGGTTGGAGAAAGGAACACTTCGCTTCAAAATTATGCCTTTACATCTTCTGCTGTGAAGCTGGCATCCCTCGGGTTGATTATCTGTATTAGTCTGGCAGGGAATCTGGTTCTTTGTTTCCTCATATTAAGAGACCGAAGCTTGCATCGGGCTCCTTATTACTTTCTCCTGGATCTCTGTCTGGCTGATATAATAAGGTCTTTTGTATGCTTTCCTTTTGTGATGATATCCATCAACAGTGGTTCAAGCTGGAGCTATAGCATAATTAGCTGCAAGATCATTGCATTTGTGGCTGTTCTTTTCTGTTTCCACGCTGCATTTATGCACTTTTGCATCAGTGTAACTAGATACATGGCTATTGCACATCATAGGTTTTATTCCAAAAGGATGACTCACTGGACCTGTGTGGCTGTCATCTGTATGGTTTGGACCCTCTCTGTAGCAATGGCATTCCCTCCTGTGTTTGATGTGGGCACTTACAAATTTATCCGGGAGGAAGAGCAGTGCATTTTCGAGCATCGCTATGTTAAAGCCAACGACACCTTGGGGTTCATGTTGATGCTGGCAGTCATAATAGGTACCACACATGTGGTGTACCTTAAAATGCTCTTCTTTGTTTATAACCATCgtaaaatgaaacctgctcagTTAATTCCTGCAATAAGCCAAAACTGGACCTTCCACGGACCGGGGGCCACTGGGCAAGCAGCTGCCAACTGGATAGCAGGTTTCGGACGAGGTCCGACACCGCCAACATTGGTGGGCATCAGACAGGCTACCCACAATCAAAACAAGAGGCTTTTGGTCCTGGAGGAATTCAAGACGGAAAAAAGGATCAGCAGGATGTTCTATATGATTACCCTTATTTTCTTGCTGCTTTGGTCTCCATATATCATAGCCTGCTACGTTAGAGTGTTTGTTAAAACGAATAGCGTACCACAGGTCTATCTCACGGCCGCTGTGTGGATGACATTCGCACAGGCAGGTATTAATCCCATTCTGTGTTTTATACTTAACAAAGAGTTAAGACTTTGTTTCAGAACCCATTTCCCCTGCTGTCTGAGCACACAAACAACAATGGAGCCATATTATGTTATATAA